The DNA region GCCAATAGATGTTGAAGCGCGGCGCAACATGACATACCCCGAGTCACAGCTGGGCGCGAAGGATTCGGACGCACTGCCTCCagatcgtcgtcgtcgtcttcgCCGCAGTCTACTGTCGAGGCGTCTGAATCTAAGAGCTCCCAGTTGCCCATTTTGACCGGGGCGCCTCTTGTATCGATAGTGACGACGCGTTGGAGAAGACGGCATTATTCCCGAACGGGAAAAAGAGCTGGAGCTGATTTTGCCGTCCTGACTGCAACTCTGTCACTACTGCGCTTTGCTACATTTTTCCTCCTGTTGTTTTATTTTCTACAGGGATCTATATTCGATATCTCACTCTGCGCAAATCTACCTCCTCTGAATTCACGAGATCACGAAATCTCCGCGACACCGCGGGGAGCAAAATTTCCTCCCTCACCACCTCACGACTACGAATTGAACCAAACACCCCCCAATAAACCGCGAAAATGCCCCTCGACACATCAACAACATACCCCCTCACCAAACTCCGCCTCGACGGCCGCCGCTGGAACGAGCTGCGTCTCCTGCAAGCCCAAATCTCCACCAACCCAGCCAGCTCCGGCTCCTCGTACCTATGCATGGGCAACACGGCGATCATGTGCTCCGTCCACGGGCCGGCCGAGGGAAAGCGAGGAGATGGCTCTGCAGGTGGTGCGGCGGGTTCAGCGGAGGCGATTGTTGAGGTTGATGTGAATATTGCCGGGTTTGCAGGCGTGGATCGCAAGAGGAGGGTTGGGGGAAGTGATCGGTACGTCCCCTTTCCTGGTTCTACAGCTACGGTGATAAAAACTTCTTGGACGTGTTGTTAATCTACGCAGACAATCCTCACGCATCGCTACAACCCTCCGCGCCGCCTTCCAATCACACCTGCACACCTACCTCTACCCGCACAGCACAATCAGCATCCACGTCTCGGTGCTCTCGTCTGACGGCTCGCTCCTCGCCGCCGCCATCAATGCCTGTACGCTCGCCCTTGTCGACGCCGGAATCCCCATGCCCGGCCTCCTCTGCGGCTGCACGGCCGGCATGAGCGGCAGCGCGTCGACCCCGCGCGATCCCAGCGAAGACTCGCTGGACCCATTACTGGACCTTTCGTTGCCGGAGGAGCAGGAATTGCCGTTTTTAACGGTTGGTACGACGACAGCGGTGCCGGTGGGCGAGATGGCACTGGATGAGGCggatgcggaggaggaggagatgaaGGTGTCGATGCTGAATATGGATTCCAAGGTGCATTGTACGTATATCGAGACAATGCTGGCTGTTGGGATTGATGGGTGTAAGCAGATTCGGGAGGTGTTGGATGGAGTGATTAAAGGCCGGTAGtcttttttattcttttaTTATGTGCAGTAAAATACCCAATCTGACAGGCCGAAAATGTGCTCAAATGCTCTTTAACTCCCGCGGCCGATCGCGCCGGTGGGCTTGGCTCCGACCGGGGTCGTCTATTCAAGACTTTAAAAAAGAAAGTATGGATACACGAAATCACACGTCGTGATGTCTGTACtacatttttctttttcttctttctctctctgttCCCGACTCTCCCACCACTCCCACCCTTGACTCCAACCGTCAAAATGGATATGGACATGTCCATGACAATGAGCTCCACCGCAACCGCATCTTCCGCCATGAGCTCCAGTACCTCCATGAGCGGGGACATGGGAGGCATGGACATGGGCggaatggacatggacatgggCACCGGCTCGTGCAAGGTCTCGATGCTCTGGAACTGGAATACCATCGATGCGTGTAAGCCTCCCACTCCCACTTCCCATCCCACCTCAAAGAACACTCAAATAAATCAGAATGCAATAAAAGGAGAATACTAATAAATGCGACAGGCTTCCTCGCTAAATCATGGCACATCACCTCGCGCGGG from Aspergillus chevalieri M1 DNA, chromosome 2, nearly complete sequence includes:
- the SKI6 gene encoding exosome non-catalytic core subunit SKI6 (BUSCO:EOG0926407T;~COG:J;~EggNog:ENOG410PI30;~InterPro:IPR020568,IPR027408,IPR001247,IPR036345;~PFAM:PF01138), producing the protein MPLDTSTTYPLTKLRLDGRRWNELRLLQAQISTNPASSGSSYLCMGNTAIMCSVHGPAEGKRGDGSAGGAAGSAEAIVEVDVNIAGFAGVDRKRRVGGSDRQSSRIATTLRAAFQSHLHTYLYPHSTISIHVSVLSSDGSLLAAAINACTLALVDAGIPMPGLLCGCTAGMSGSASTPRDPSEDSLDPLLDLSLPEEQELPFLTVGTTTAVPVGEMALDEADAEEEEMKVSMLNMDSKVHCTYIETMLAVGIDGCKQIREVLDGVIKGR